From a single SAR86 cluster bacterium genomic region:
- a CDS encoding NAD(P)/FAD-dependent oxidoreductase, which translates to MIEVAILGAGFSGICISIQLKKFGINSFEVFEKSPALGGTWHDNTYPGAACDVPSHLYSFSFEIKDDWTRKYSGSKEINDYLNFCADKYEIRQNITFNTEIVSANFDNDEGVWVLESSTKQKYKARFLVSGLGQLNSAHIPYIKGQSEFKGRSFHSSHWDHSLGLEDKRIAVIGNGGSAVQFIPHVGTKAKKLTVYQRSAHWAMSRNDFAYSSFQKNIFKYLPFVQRIYRFFIWLQLGSNFYAIVKQTWYTKVVKKKIREYLSSIIKDPILLKKLIPDYEIGCKRLLVVEDYYETLVKDNVHVIDVPIKEISENSVIDVNNNEEEVDVIIYGTGFQTSKFFTPLEVTNHKNISLNEYWKQGVKAHRGVMIAEFPNFFMLYGPNTNLGHNSIIFMIECQVKYTIKCIKKVVKLKKSIITPREQAMNSYNKGLQEGLLGTVFSSNCNSWYKNEDGKILNNYDKGHLEYFLENTYPKFSEYDLN; encoded by the coding sequence CTATTCAGTTAAAAAAATTTGGAATTAATTCTTTTGAAGTTTTTGAAAAATCGCCTGCATTGGGAGGTACTTGGCATGATAATACATATCCAGGTGCGGCATGTGATGTACCCTCTCACCTATATTCTTTTTCTTTTGAGATTAAGGATGATTGGACTAGGAAATATTCAGGTTCTAAAGAAATAAATGATTATCTAAATTTTTGTGCTGATAAATATGAAATCCGTCAAAATATAACATTTAATACAGAAATAGTATCTGCAAATTTTGATAATGATGAAGGAGTTTGGGTATTAGAGTCTTCAACTAAGCAAAAATATAAAGCTAGATTCCTCGTTTCAGGGTTAGGTCAATTAAATTCAGCTCATATTCCATATATAAAGGGGCAGAGTGAATTTAAAGGACGCTCTTTTCATTCATCTCATTGGGATCACTCCCTAGGACTAGAAGACAAAAGAATTGCAGTTATAGGCAATGGAGGAAGTGCAGTCCAGTTCATTCCTCATGTTGGAACAAAAGCTAAGAAATTGACTGTATATCAGCGATCAGCTCATTGGGCTATGAGTAGAAATGATTTTGCTTATTCTTCTTTTCAAAAAAATATTTTTAAATATTTACCTTTTGTTCAAAGAATCTATCGGTTCTTTATTTGGTTACAACTAGGTAGTAATTTTTATGCCATCGTAAAACAAACCTGGTATACCAAAGTAGTAAAAAAGAAGATAAGAGAATACTTATCTTCTATTATTAAGGATCCGATCTTATTAAAAAAACTAATTCCAGACTATGAGATTGGCTGTAAAAGACTTCTTGTCGTAGAAGACTATTATGAAACTTTAGTTAAAGACAATGTCCATGTCATAGATGTTCCTATTAAAGAAATTTCAGAAAATTCTGTTATAGATGTCAATAATAATGAAGAGGAAGTAGATGTCATAATTTACGGAACAGGCTTTCAGACATCTAAATTTTTCACACCTTTAGAAGTTACTAATCATAAAAATATCTCTCTTAATGAATATTGGAAACAGGGTGTAAAAGCACATAGAGGTGTAATGATAGCTGAATTCCCTAATTTTTTTATGCTATATGGTCCAAATACTAATTTGGGACATAACTCAATAATTTTTATGATTGAATGCCAAGTAAAATATACAATTAAGTGTATCAAGAAGGTTGTAAAGTTAAAAAAGAGCATAATAACTCCTAGAGAACAAGCCATGAATTCTTATAACAAAGGATTGCAAGAGGGTCTTTTAGGTACAGTTTTTTCTTCTAATTGTAATAGTTGGTATAAAAATGAAGATGGAAAAATATTAAATAATTATGACAAAGGTCATCTAGAATATTTTTTAGAAAATACTTACCCGAAATTTTCTGAATATGATCTTAATTGA
- a CDS encoding nitroreductase family deazaflavin-dependent oxidoreductase, with protein sequence MTDNETTKFNKKIIQEFRKNHGIVGEPFSGIPLLLLATTGAKSGKSRLNPLAYSEEGDDIVVIASMAGAEQNPPWFYNLKAYPNVEVEVGDEKFQAIAQITDEPLRTDLYKKMEEKMPMFSQYREKTKRVIPVILLKKVNSSTN encoded by the coding sequence ATGACAGATAACGAGACTACAAAATTTAATAAAAAAATTATACAAGAATTCCGTAAAAACCATGGAATAGTAGGTGAACCATTTTCAGGAATTCCTTTGCTCTTATTAGCGACCACAGGAGCTAAGTCTGGTAAATCTCGCTTAAATCCTTTGGCATATAGTGAAGAAGGGGATGACATAGTGGTTATAGCATCTATGGCAGGAGCTGAACAGAATCCGCCTTGGTTCTACAATCTTAAAGCATATCCCAATGTTGAAGTTGAAGTAGGTGATGAGAAATTTCAAGCTATTGCTCAAATTACGGACGAACCTCTACGCACTGATCTTTATAAAAAGATGGAAGAAAAAATGCCTATGTTTTCTCAGTATAGAGAAAAAACAAAGAGAGTAATTCCAGTCATCCTATTAAAGAAAGTTAACAGTTCCACTAATTAA
- the nadC gene encoding carboxylating nicotinate-nucleotide diphosphorylase produces the protein MTTLSHKEKVYKSVINALEEDIGSGDITAKIIPINKTSKANLIIRNPSILCGVDWFNDSFTHLNKDISILWCKQEGEKLEVNDVVAQINGPTREILTGERTALNFLQFMSGIAYKTSIYKEIINNTSISIMDTRKTIPNLRYEQKYAVKCGGGKNHRIGLFDAVLIKENHIQAAGSIKEAINTFKINKINSIEVEVQNITELKEAIHFQADIVMLDNFSIDDIKEAIKINNNRVLLEVSGNIDLNKINELITLDLDYISTGDLTKNVDAADYSLLIE, from the coding sequence ATGACAACACTTTCACACAAAGAAAAAGTCTATAAATCAGTAATAAATGCTTTAGAAGAGGATATTGGTTCTGGAGATATCACTGCCAAGATAATTCCAATTAATAAAACTTCTAAAGCTAATTTAATTATAAGAAATCCATCTATTTTATGTGGTGTAGATTGGTTCAATGATAGCTTTACTCATTTAAATAAAGACATATCGATACTTTGGTGTAAGCAAGAAGGTGAAAAATTAGAAGTTAATGATGTAGTTGCTCAGATAAACGGCCCGACGCGTGAAATATTGACAGGAGAAAGAACGGCTTTAAATTTTCTACAGTTCATGTCAGGTATAGCTTATAAAACTTCCATTTACAAAGAAATTATAAACAATACTTCTATATCTATTATGGATACTAGAAAAACTATCCCTAATTTAAGGTACGAACAAAAATATGCTGTTAAGTGCGGAGGTGGAAAAAATCATAGAATAGGTTTGTTTGATGCTGTACTAATTAAAGAGAATCATATTCAGGCAGCTGGATCAATTAAAGAAGCCATTAATACTTTTAAAATCAATAAAATCAATTCTATAGAAGTAGAAGTTCAAAATATTACTGAATTAAAAGAAGCAATTCACTTTCAAGCAGATATAGTAATGTTGGATAATTTCAGCATTGATGATATTAAAGAGGCAATTAAGATAAACAATAATAGAGTCTTATTGGAAGTCTCCGGAAACATAGATCTCAATAAAATTAATGAATTAATAACCTTAGACCTAGATTATATCTCGACAGGTGATTTAACTAAAAATGTAGACGCTGCAGATTACTCTCTTCTCATTGAATAA
- a CDS encoding sterol desaturase family protein — translation MEPKSIAVIIIFGTFPVLYLLEFLSGRLSRSRVPIKDFFFTIAGFLSQTIISGSLLGGLLGYITVTFFSDYAGYLSSIPFLPAFLVLFFTNEFMHYWVHRKAHEWRWLWKVHRTHHSAEDLNIGVLYRYNIFWVILLPHTWTGAFAVYFGLGGPFILAVLITYFINAATHTSFRWDLYLRKRFPSSEHFWKVIERYITLPDTHHAHHAFGDNAHPNGNYAISVFFFDTFFGTAKIPNARQANYGLPISPRLPWKEEIFWPLIREDLLPKTNEKM, via the coding sequence ATGGAACCTAAATCTATAGCGGTAATTATTATATTTGGTACTTTTCCTGTGCTTTACCTTCTTGAATTTTTATCTGGAAGACTTTCAAGGTCACGTGTCCCTATAAAAGATTTTTTCTTTACAATTGCAGGGTTTTTATCTCAAACGATTATTTCTGGTTCCTTATTAGGAGGATTGTTAGGGTATATTACAGTAACTTTTTTTTCAGACTATGCTGGTTATTTATCATCAATACCATTTCTTCCTGCTTTTTTAGTTCTCTTTTTTACTAATGAGTTTATGCATTACTGGGTTCATAGGAAAGCTCATGAATGGCGTTGGCTTTGGAAAGTTCATAGAACTCATCATAGCGCTGAAGATTTAAATATTGGTGTTCTTTATAGATATAATATTTTTTGGGTTATCTTACTTCCTCATACTTGGACAGGAGCCTTTGCAGTCTATTTTGGCTTAGGGGGACCATTTATATTAGCTGTCTTAATTACTTATTTTATTAATGCTGCAACTCACACATCTTTTAGATGGGATCTTTATTTAAGGAAAAGATTTCCTTCTTCAGAGCATTTTTGGAAAGTCATAGAGAGATATATAACTTTACCAGATACACATCATGCCCATCATGCTTTTGGAGATAATGCACATCCCAATGGTAACTATGCAATTTCAGTTTTCTTTTTTGACACCTTCTTTGGTACTGCAAAGATACCTAATGCTAGACAGGCTAATTATGGTCTGCCAATTTCCCCTAGACTTCCTTGGAAAGAAGAAATATTTTGGCCTCTTATTAGAGAAGACCTTTTGCCTAAAACGAATGAAAAGATGTGA
- the nadA gene encoding quinolinate synthase NadA translates to MSNLAQSHISKFLTEDLIKGHQKKLSAGAPPKDIVDKLSSSIVKNLSLNNSTLIAHYYTDPWIQKLAEETGGMVGDSLEMAKFGYKSKANNLIVVGVKFMAETAKILSPNKSVFVPTKDATCSLDLGCPENKFKEFISKHPDREVVVYANTSAKVKALSDWVVTSSIAKEVIDQLDADGKKILWAPDKYLGSYLQKETGADMILWNSACVVHEEFKSKALKDLKIIHPDAGILVHPEAPEDVINMADAVGSTSQLIKAAKDLNYNKLIVATDKSIFYKMQMAAPGKELIEAPTGGASSSCKSCAHCPWMALNSLENLHECVLSLHNEINLDDELIDKAKKPLDRMLNFNAYDNTFTQRKSL, encoded by the coding sequence ATGTCCAATCTAGCCCAAAGCCATATTTCAAAATTTCTAACTGAAGATTTGATAAAAGGTCATCAGAAAAAACTATCAGCAGGTGCACCGCCGAAAGACATCGTTGATAAACTCTCTTCGTCTATTGTTAAAAACTTGTCATTAAATAATTCTACTTTAATCGCTCATTATTATACTGATCCATGGATTCAAAAGTTAGCAGAAGAAACCGGAGGGATGGTAGGAGACTCTCTTGAAATGGCAAAATTTGGATACAAAAGTAAAGCCAATAATCTCATAGTAGTTGGAGTAAAATTTATGGCAGAAACAGCCAAGATTTTAAGCCCGAACAAATCAGTATTTGTACCTACCAAGGATGCTACATGCTCTTTAGATTTAGGTTGTCCTGAAAATAAATTTAAGGAATTCATCTCAAAACATCCTGATAGAGAAGTTGTCGTATATGCAAATACTTCTGCAAAGGTAAAAGCTCTGTCAGATTGGGTTGTAACCTCTAGCATTGCAAAAGAAGTTATTGATCAATTAGATGCTGATGGTAAAAAAATACTTTGGGCTCCGGATAAGTATCTTGGAAGCTATTTACAGAAAGAAACTGGTGCGGACATGATCTTATGGAATAGTGCATGCGTTGTACATGAAGAATTTAAATCAAAGGCCTTAAAAGACTTAAAAATAATTCATCCTGACGCAGGTATTCTGGTGCATCCTGAAGCCCCCGAAGATGTCATTAACATGGCTGATGCAGTTGGTTCAACATCACAACTTATTAAGGCTGCAAAAGATCTGAATTATAACAAGCTAATCGTGGCTACTGATAAATCAATTTTCTATAAAATGCAAATGGCCGCTCCAGGCAAAGAATTAATAGAGGCTCCAACTGGAGGAGCAAGTTCTTCATGTAAAAGTTGTGCTCATTGCCCCTGGATGGCACTAAATTCATTAGAAAATCTTCATGAATGTGTCTTAAGTCTTCATAATGAAATTAATTTAGATGATGAATTGATAGATAAAGCTAAAAAGCCCTTAGATAGAATGCTTAACTTTAATGCATATGACAACACTTTCACACAAAGAAAAAGTCTATAA